The genome window CGGCAAGCTTAAAAATGTCGGCAAAGTTGGCGCTTCCAAATATGATCATGATAATAAATATGGCAATGATGAAACCAAGATCGCCGATACGGTTCATAATGAATGCTTTTTTTGCTGCATCGGCATAATCAGGGTTGGTGTACCAGAAACCGATCAGTAAGTATGAGCAAAGCCCTACACCTTCCCAGCCAATGAACATAATAAGGTAATTTGACCCCATTACCAGCAAAAGCATAAAGAAAATAAACAGGTTAAGATAAGCAAAGAATTTACCGTATCCGGCATCCTCTTTCATATAACCTGCTGAATAAACGTGAATTAGAAAGCCAACGCCAGTTATAATCAACAGCATTAATGAGCTTAGCTGATCAACCAGGAATGAAAATGAGATTTTCACGTTGCCTGCTGAGAACCAGTTGAAGATATCTGCATTGATGGGTTTGCCGGTTGCATTAACCTGTAAAAACAAACCTACGCTTAAACCGAAAGAAAGCAATACCATTAAACTGCCAATAAAGCCGATAACAGCTTTTGGCAATGTATTACGGCCAATGCCGTTAATAATAAAACCGGCTAACGGTAAAACAGGAATAAGCCAGATGTATTTGTCCATAGTATAATGCTCAGCCCCCTAACTCCCTAAAGGAAGAATGGGGTGTTTTTATTTTTTAGTTTTATTTAAACCCGAAATCGAAAATCCGACTTCAGAGATTCTCTTACCACTTTAACCTGTTCAGTACGTTAATATCCACCGAGTTTGTATTACGATAGATCATTACAATAATGGCCAAACCGACCGCTACTTCAGCTGCAGCCAGCGCCATAATAAAAAACACGAAAACCTGTCCTGTTGCATCGCCTCTGTAAACAGAAAAAGCAGTTAAAAGCAGGTTTACGGAATTCAGCATCAGCTCAACCGACATGAAGATCACGATAGCATTGCGGCGGATCAATACACCGATAACCCCTATCGAAAAAATGACAGAACATAGCAAAATGTAGTGATTAAGCGGCACGCCCTGTATAGTATTTGTTAGTGTTTCCATCAGGCAGTTTTGGGGTCTTTAGTTGCCAGTAAAACCGCGCCCACCATTGCTGACAACAGCAATATCGACGAAACTTCAAATGGCAGCAAATATTCGTTAAACAGTATTTTTCCTAAGTTCTTTACTAAACCCAAGTTAGAGTTAGTTAATACTACGGGGTGCGAACCGCCCCATGCTTTTAAAGCAGCAACGATAGTAATTAAAAAACAGGCGCCTCCAATAAATCCTGCTATTTTAACCAGGTTTGACTTGCGCGGTTCTGACTCTTTATTCAGGTTGATGAGCATTAGCGTATATAGAAACAACACCAGGATAGCACCCATATACACTATAAAATTAACTATAGCCAAAAACTGGGCATTCATTAAAATGTAGTGAATGGTAAAAGTAAAAAATGTGAGTATAAGGTATAAAATACTATGTACAGGATTTTTTGCAGTAATTACCAGTATTGAAAAAAATACAGACAGAAATGCGATGAAGTAAAATGTACTCATGGTTTATATTTCAAAATACCTTTACCCATTTTAAAAGAGCTGGGCAAAGGTATAAAACTTCTTTATTGATTTAAGGGAGCTTCTACTAATTTGTCTTTACCGTAAATAAAATCTTTCCTTAAATAATCAGCCGGCACAATATCGCCATCTAAATATATGGCTTCCTTAGGGCAGGCTTCTTCACAAAGGCCACAAAAAATGCAACGCAGCATATTTATTTCATAAACGGCAGCATATTTTTCTTCGCGATATAAGTGCTCCTCACCTTTCTGGCGTTCAGCAGCAATCATGGTGATCGCTTCCGCAGGGCATGATAACGCGCAAAGGCCACATGCGGTGCAGCGTTCTTTACCGTTTTCGTCGCGTTTAAGCGAGTGCATCCCGCGGAAATTTTCAGAAAACTCCCGTTTTTCTTCAGGATAGCTAATTGTTACGGGCTTTCTGAAAAAGTGTTTCATGGTAATTGCAAGGCCCTGTGCAATGGCAGGCAGGTAGGCACGCTCCAAAAAATTGAGCGGCTTTGATTCAATTACTTTACGTCTATTACTTAACGATTCCATCGGTATCCCTTTATTTGATAAATGTAAT of Mucilaginibacter xinganensis contains these proteins:
- the nuoK gene encoding NADH-quinone oxidoreductase subunit NuoK — its product is METLTNTIQGVPLNHYILLCSVIFSIGVIGVLIRRNAIVIFMSVELMLNSVNLLLTAFSVYRGDATGQVFVFFIMALAAAEVAVGLAIIVMIYRNTNSVDINVLNRLKW
- a CDS encoding NADH-quinone oxidoreductase subunit J family protein, coding for MSTFYFIAFLSVFFSILVITAKNPVHSILYLILTFFTFTIHYILMNAQFLAIVNFIVYMGAILVLFLYTLMLINLNKESEPRKSNLVKIAGFIGGACFLITIVAALKAWGGSHPVVLTNSNLGLVKNLGKILFNEYLLPFEVSSILLLSAMVGAVLLATKDPKTA
- a CDS encoding NuoI/complex I 23 kDa subunit family protein, with the translated sequence MESLSNRRKVIESKPLNFLERAYLPAIAQGLAITMKHFFRKPVTISYPEEKREFSENFRGMHSLKRDENGKERCTACGLCALSCPAEAITMIAAERQKGEEHLYREEKYAAVYEINMLRCIFCGLCEEACPKEAIYLDGDIVPADYLRKDFIYGKDKLVEAPLNQ